Proteins encoded by one window of Aphis gossypii isolate Hap1 chromosome X, ASM2018417v2, whole genome shotgun sequence:
- the LOC114124859 gene encoding protein enabled isoform X3, whose product MCKSPDDDNNMSAKLPTSSLDICETSITSARASVMIYDDNSKKWVPSGTSSGLSKVHIFKHVTNNTFRVVGRKLQDHEVVINCVILKTLKYNQATTTFHQWRDNKHVYGLNFSSKEDADSFARAMVYALEVLDSVSRNNINNPHNHILPPAPPIYQQANGQYDEDMGYRSMTKDDAAIIQERRMSQQNQIVSTTNGLPTIPPAPPQLPTSGHHRTSSAPPAPVPPPPPPGMSNPLPPQPPPMPGSLPRPSSNGESEHSESVADQTSSLAVQLQAARLKRTNKQHPAENSGSSTSSASSGGSGNYGTLGRNANGGGMASMMDEMARTLARRRAAVEKKEPVDCPQDESVSPGDKKNWNRNDSQKSSLNGCESPKLGRKQLSATSTEDLITSKSFGDNCISNISLELQTLKQDILREIRKELNRMKLEIIESVKVEISKR is encoded by the exons ATGTGCAAGTCTCCGGACGACGACAATAATATGTCTGCCAAGCTCCCGACTTCGTCGCTCGACATTTG tgAAACAAGTATTACATCAGCCAGAGCATCTGTGATGATTTATGATGACAACAGCAAAAAATGGGTTCCAAGTGGAACATCGTCAGGCCTTAGTaaagtacacatttttaaacatgtgACCAATAATACATTCCGTGTAGTTGGAAGAAAACTACAAGACCATgag GTTGTTATAAATTGTGTCATTTTAAAGactctaaaatataatcaagcAACAACAACATTCCATCAATGGAGAGATAATAAGCATGTATATGGTTTGAATTTTAGTAGCAAAGAAGATGCTGATTCTTTTGCACGAGCTATGGTGTATGCTCTTGAG gttCTAGATTCTGTATCcaggaataatattaataatcctCACAATCATATACTACCTCCAGCACCTCCTATATATCAACAAGCAAATGGACAGTATGATGAAGATATGGGATACag AAGCATGACGAAAGATGATGCTGCCATTATCCAAGAAAGAAGAATGTCTCAGCAAAATCAAA tcgTTAGCACAACAAACGGTTTACCAACCATTCCACCTGCACCTCCTCAGTTGCCTACTTCAGGTCACCATCGCACATCATCGGCTCCGCCAGCACCAGTTCCTCCCCCTCCTCCACCAGGTATGTCAAACCCATTGCCTCCTCAACCACCTCCAATGCCTGGCAGTCTACCAAGACCTAGTAGCAATGGAGAATCTGAGCACAGCGAATCTGTTGCTGACCAGACATCGTCTTTAGCTGTACAGTTACAGGCGGCTCGTTTAAAACGTACCAATAAG CAGCATCCAGCTGAAAATAGTGGCTCATCTACGAGTAGTGCTAGTAGTGGTGGAAGTGGAAATTATGGGACCCTTGGTAGAAATGCGAATGGTGGCGGTATGGCATCAATGATGGATGAGATGGCACGTACATTAGCAAGACGTCGAGCTGCTGTTGAAAAGAAAGAACCAGTTGATTGTCCTCAA GATGAAAGTGTATCTCCTggtgacaaaaaaaattggaatcgTAATGATAGTCAAAAAAGCTCATTAAATGGTTGTGAAAGTCCTAAACTTGGCCGAAAACAATTGTCTGCTACTTCCACTGAAGACTTGATAACATCTAAGTCATTTGGAGACAAttgtatatcaaatatatcatTAGAGTTACAGACATTAAAACAAGATATACTACGTGAAATACGCAAAGAATTGAATCGAATGAAATTGGAAATCATTgaaa gcGTTAAAGTAGAGATAAGCAAAAGATAA
- the LOC114124859 gene encoding protein enabled isoform X2: protein MCKSPDDDNNMSAKLPTSSLDICETSITSARASVMIYDDNSKKWVPSGTSSGLSKVHIFKHVTNNTFRVVGRKLQDHEVVINCVILKTLKYNQATTTFHQWRDNKHVYGLNFSSKEDADSFARAMVYALEVLDSVSRNNINNPHNHILPPAPPIYQQANGQYDEDMGYRDWCTNNVPNHFRSMTKDDAAIIQERRMSQQNQIVSTTNGLPTIPPAPPQLPTSGHHRTSSAPPAPVPPPPPPGMSNPLPPQPPPMPGSLPRPSSNGESEHSESVADQTSSLAVQLQAARLKRTNKHPAENSGSSTSSASSGGSGNYGTLGRNANGGGMASMMDEMARTLARRRAAVEKKEPVDCPQDESVSPGDKKNWNRNDSQKSSLNGCESPKLGRKQLSATSTEDLITSKSFGDNCISNISLELQTLKQDILREIRKELNRMKLEIIESVKVEISKR from the exons ATGTGCAAGTCTCCGGACGACGACAATAATATGTCTGCCAAGCTCCCGACTTCGTCGCTCGACATTTG tgAAACAAGTATTACATCAGCCAGAGCATCTGTGATGATTTATGATGACAACAGCAAAAAATGGGTTCCAAGTGGAACATCGTCAGGCCTTAGTaaagtacacatttttaaacatgtgACCAATAATACATTCCGTGTAGTTGGAAGAAAACTACAAGACCATgag GTTGTTATAAATTGTGTCATTTTAAAGactctaaaatataatcaagcAACAACAACATTCCATCAATGGAGAGATAATAAGCATGTATATGGTTTGAATTTTAGTAGCAAAGAAGATGCTGATTCTTTTGCACGAGCTATGGTGTATGCTCTTGAG gttCTAGATTCTGTATCcaggaataatattaataatcctCACAATCATATACTACCTCCAGCACCTCCTATATATCAACAAGCAAATGGACAGTATGATGAAGATATGGGATACag AGATTGGTGtacaaataatgtacctaatcaTTTCAGAAGCATGACGAAAGATGATGCTGCCATTATCCAAGAAAGAAGAATGTCTCAGCAAAATCAAA tcgTTAGCACAACAAACGGTTTACCAACCATTCCACCTGCACCTCCTCAGTTGCCTACTTCAGGTCACCATCGCACATCATCGGCTCCGCCAGCACCAGTTCCTCCCCCTCCTCCACCAGGTATGTCAAACCCATTGCCTCCTCAACCACCTCCAATGCCTGGCAGTCTACCAAGACCTAGTAGCAATGGAGAATCTGAGCACAGCGAATCTGTTGCTGACCAGACATCGTCTTTAGCTGTACAGTTACAGGCGGCTCGTTTAAAACGTACCAATAAG CATCCAGCTGAAAATAGTGGCTCATCTACGAGTAGTGCTAGTAGTGGTGGAAGTGGAAATTATGGGACCCTTGGTAGAAATGCGAATGGTGGCGGTATGGCATCAATGATGGATGAGATGGCACGTACATTAGCAAGACGTCGAGCTGCTGTTGAAAAGAAAGAACCAGTTGATTGTCCTCAA GATGAAAGTGTATCTCCTggtgacaaaaaaaattggaatcgTAATGATAGTCAAAAAAGCTCATTAAATGGTTGTGAAAGTCCTAAACTTGGCCGAAAACAATTGTCTGCTACTTCCACTGAAGACTTGATAACATCTAAGTCATTTGGAGACAAttgtatatcaaatatatcatTAGAGTTACAGACATTAAAACAAGATATACTACGTGAAATACGCAAAGAATTGAATCGAATGAAATTGGAAATCATTgaaa gcGTTAAAGTAGAGATAAGCAAAAGATAA
- the LOC114124858 gene encoding LOW QUALITY PROTEIN: T-complex protein 1 subunit gamma-like (The sequence of the model RefSeq protein was modified relative to this genomic sequence to represent the inferred CDS: inserted 1 base in 1 codon) translates to MMSQNGGPVMVLNTNTKRKSGHKVQKENIAAGKAIADVVRTCIGPRAMLKMLMDPMGGIVMTNDGNAILREITVQHPAAKSFIEIARTQDEEVGDGTTSVVVLAGEILGVAEQFLEQKIHPTVIIKAYRQALEDMLNILDKEFSIPLPMDDENKLIEVIQSCIGTKFIGTWSDLACSIALNAVKTVRIKEDGRTEIDTKRYAKVEKVPGXAIEDSELLNGIMLNKDITHPKMRRLIKNPRIILLDCSLEFKKGESQTEVEIVKETDFTRLLQIEEEYIEQICKDIIALKPDLVCTEKGVSDLAQHYLLKANVSVIRRLRKSDNNRVARACNATIVTRTDELCEGHVGTGAGRFEVKKIGDEYFTFITECINPKACTILLRGPSKDILNEVERNLQDALHVAKNIMLNPRLVTGGGSIEMAISQALMKRSSNIAGVVQWPYKAVAEALEVIPRTLLQNCGVSTIRTMTSLRAKHAIKGNEYWGINGETGELSNMKDLKIWEPIVVKSQVYKTAIETAILLVRIDDIVSGTKKIGDDGQPKPSAQPTEESMKE, encoded by the exons ATGATGTCACAAAACGGCGGTCCAGTTATGGTGTTGAACACCAACACCAAAAGAAAATCTGGACATAAAgttcaaaaagaaaatatagcCGCAG GTAAAGCAATTGCAGATGTGGTGCGTACCTGTATTGGGCCCAGGGCTAtgcttaaaatgttaatgGATCCAATGGGTGGAATTGTAATGACAAATGATGGAAATGCAATTCTACGAGAGATAACTGTCCAGCATCCAGCAGCCAAGTCATTTATTGAGATTGCTCGTACACAGGATGAAGAAGTTGGTGATGGTACTACTTCAGTTGTGGTACTTGCTGGGGAAATTTTAGGTGTTGCTGAACAATTTTTGGAACAAAAAATTCATCCAACTGTTATTATCAAGGCATACCGCCAAGCCCTTGAAGacatgttaaacattttagataaAGAATTCAGCATCCCTTTACCAATGGACgatgaaaataaactaattgaaGTAATTCAATCATGCATAGGTACTAAATTTATTGGTACCTGGTCAGACTTAGCATGTAGCATTGCTTTGAATGCTGTTAAAACAGTAAGAATTAAAGAGGATGGCCGTACTGAAATTGATACAAAAAGGTATGCCAAGGTAGAGAAAGTGCCAG GTGCAATTGAAGATTCtgaattattaaatggaaTTATGTTGAACAAAGATATTACGCATCCTAAAATGAGAAGATTAATCAAAAATCCTAGAATTATTCTTTTAGATTGTTCCTTGGAGTTTAAAAAAGGTGAAAGTCAAACAGAAGTTGAAATTGTAAAAGAAACTGATTTCACTAGGTTATTGCAAATTGAAGAAGAGTATATTGAACAAATTTGCAAAGACATTATTGCATTGAAACCAGACTTGGTATGTACTGAAAAAGGAGTTTCTGATTTAGCGCAACATTACTTATTGAAAGCAAATGTATCTGTGATTAGACGTTTAAGAAAATCTGATAACAATCGCGTTGCAAGAGCCTGTAATGCTACGATAGTAACACGAACAGATGAACTATGTGAAGGTCATGTTGGAACGGGAGCTGGTcgttttgaagttaaaaagaTTGGTGATGAATATTTCACATTCATTACCGAATGCATCAACCCAAAAGCCTGTACTATATTACTTAGGGGACCAAGCAAAGATATATTGAATGAAGTCGAGAGGAATTTACAAGACGCTTTGCATGtggctaaaaatattatgttgaaccCGAGATTAGTTACAGGCGGTGGTTCCATTGAAATGGCTATATCGCAGGCGTTGATGAAAAGAAGCTCAAATATAGCAGGTGTTGTACAGTGGCCCTATAAAGCTGTTGCAGAAGCATTGGAAGTGATACCACGTACTCTATTGCAAAATTGTGGTGTTAGTACCATTAGAACAATGACATCATTAAGAGCCAAGCATGCAATCAAAGGCAATGAGTATTGGGGTATTAATGGTGAAACTGGAGAACTATCCAATATGAAGGATCTGAAAATATGGGAACCAATTGTTGTTAAATCTCAAGTATACAAAACTGCAATTGAAACTGCCATATTGTTGGTGAGAATTGATGATATTGTATCAGGAACTAAAAAGATTGGAGATGATGGACAGCCAAAACCATCTGCACAGCCAACTGAAGAATCTATGAAAGAATAG
- the LOC114124859 gene encoding protein enabled isoform X4 translates to MSETSITSARASVMIYDDNSKKWVPSGTSSGLSKVHIFKHVTNNTFRVVGRKLQDHEVVINCVILKTLKYNQATTTFHQWRDNKHVYGLNFSSKEDADSFARAMVYALEVLDSVSRNNINNPHNHILPPAPPIYQQANGQYDEDMGYRDWCTNNVPNHFRSMTKDDAAIIQERRMSQQNQIVSTTNGLPTIPPAPPQLPTSGHHRTSSAPPAPVPPPPPPGMSNPLPPQPPPMPGSLPRPSSNGESEHSESVADQTSSLAVQLQAARLKRTNKQHPAENSGSSTSSASSGGSGNYGTLGRNANGGGMASMMDEMARTLARRRAAVEKKEPVDCPQDESVSPGDKKNWNRNDSQKSSLNGCESPKLGRKQLSATSTEDLITSKSFGDNCISNISLELQTLKQDILREIRKELNRMKLEIIESVKVEISKR, encoded by the exons ATGAG tgAAACAAGTATTACATCAGCCAGAGCATCTGTGATGATTTATGATGACAACAGCAAAAAATGGGTTCCAAGTGGAACATCGTCAGGCCTTAGTaaagtacacatttttaaacatgtgACCAATAATACATTCCGTGTAGTTGGAAGAAAACTACAAGACCATgag GTTGTTATAAATTGTGTCATTTTAAAGactctaaaatataatcaagcAACAACAACATTCCATCAATGGAGAGATAATAAGCATGTATATGGTTTGAATTTTAGTAGCAAAGAAGATGCTGATTCTTTTGCACGAGCTATGGTGTATGCTCTTGAG gttCTAGATTCTGTATCcaggaataatattaataatcctCACAATCATATACTACCTCCAGCACCTCCTATATATCAACAAGCAAATGGACAGTATGATGAAGATATGGGATACag AGATTGGTGtacaaataatgtacctaatcaTTTCAGAAGCATGACGAAAGATGATGCTGCCATTATCCAAGAAAGAAGAATGTCTCAGCAAAATCAAA tcgTTAGCACAACAAACGGTTTACCAACCATTCCACCTGCACCTCCTCAGTTGCCTACTTCAGGTCACCATCGCACATCATCGGCTCCGCCAGCACCAGTTCCTCCCCCTCCTCCACCAGGTATGTCAAACCCATTGCCTCCTCAACCACCTCCAATGCCTGGCAGTCTACCAAGACCTAGTAGCAATGGAGAATCTGAGCACAGCGAATCTGTTGCTGACCAGACATCGTCTTTAGCTGTACAGTTACAGGCGGCTCGTTTAAAACGTACCAATAAG CAGCATCCAGCTGAAAATAGTGGCTCATCTACGAGTAGTGCTAGTAGTGGTGGAAGTGGAAATTATGGGACCCTTGGTAGAAATGCGAATGGTGGCGGTATGGCATCAATGATGGATGAGATGGCACGTACATTAGCAAGACGTCGAGCTGCTGTTGAAAAGAAAGAACCAGTTGATTGTCCTCAA GATGAAAGTGTATCTCCTggtgacaaaaaaaattggaatcgTAATGATAGTCAAAAAAGCTCATTAAATGGTTGTGAAAGTCCTAAACTTGGCCGAAAACAATTGTCTGCTACTTCCACTGAAGACTTGATAACATCTAAGTCATTTGGAGACAAttgtatatcaaatatatcatTAGAGTTACAGACATTAAAACAAGATATACTACGTGAAATACGCAAAGAATTGAATCGAATGAAATTGGAAATCATTgaaa gcGTTAAAGTAGAGATAAGCAAAAGATAA
- the LOC114124859 gene encoding protein enabled isoform X1, which translates to MCKSPDDDNNMSAKLPTSSLDICETSITSARASVMIYDDNSKKWVPSGTSSGLSKVHIFKHVTNNTFRVVGRKLQDHEVVINCVILKTLKYNQATTTFHQWRDNKHVYGLNFSSKEDADSFARAMVYALEVLDSVSRNNINNPHNHILPPAPPIYQQANGQYDEDMGYRDWCTNNVPNHFRSMTKDDAAIIQERRMSQQNQIVSTTNGLPTIPPAPPQLPTSGHHRTSSAPPAPVPPPPPPGMSNPLPPQPPPMPGSLPRPSSNGESEHSESVADQTSSLAVQLQAARLKRTNKQHPAENSGSSTSSASSGGSGNYGTLGRNANGGGMASMMDEMARTLARRRAAVEKKEPVDCPQDESVSPGDKKNWNRNDSQKSSLNGCESPKLGRKQLSATSTEDLITSKSFGDNCISNISLELQTLKQDILREIRKELNRMKLEIIESVKVEISKR; encoded by the exons ATGTGCAAGTCTCCGGACGACGACAATAATATGTCTGCCAAGCTCCCGACTTCGTCGCTCGACATTTG tgAAACAAGTATTACATCAGCCAGAGCATCTGTGATGATTTATGATGACAACAGCAAAAAATGGGTTCCAAGTGGAACATCGTCAGGCCTTAGTaaagtacacatttttaaacatgtgACCAATAATACATTCCGTGTAGTTGGAAGAAAACTACAAGACCATgag GTTGTTATAAATTGTGTCATTTTAAAGactctaaaatataatcaagcAACAACAACATTCCATCAATGGAGAGATAATAAGCATGTATATGGTTTGAATTTTAGTAGCAAAGAAGATGCTGATTCTTTTGCACGAGCTATGGTGTATGCTCTTGAG gttCTAGATTCTGTATCcaggaataatattaataatcctCACAATCATATACTACCTCCAGCACCTCCTATATATCAACAAGCAAATGGACAGTATGATGAAGATATGGGATACag AGATTGGTGtacaaataatgtacctaatcaTTTCAGAAGCATGACGAAAGATGATGCTGCCATTATCCAAGAAAGAAGAATGTCTCAGCAAAATCAAA tcgTTAGCACAACAAACGGTTTACCAACCATTCCACCTGCACCTCCTCAGTTGCCTACTTCAGGTCACCATCGCACATCATCGGCTCCGCCAGCACCAGTTCCTCCCCCTCCTCCACCAGGTATGTCAAACCCATTGCCTCCTCAACCACCTCCAATGCCTGGCAGTCTACCAAGACCTAGTAGCAATGGAGAATCTGAGCACAGCGAATCTGTTGCTGACCAGACATCGTCTTTAGCTGTACAGTTACAGGCGGCTCGTTTAAAACGTACCAATAAG CAGCATCCAGCTGAAAATAGTGGCTCATCTACGAGTAGTGCTAGTAGTGGTGGAAGTGGAAATTATGGGACCCTTGGTAGAAATGCGAATGGTGGCGGTATGGCATCAATGATGGATGAGATGGCACGTACATTAGCAAGACGTCGAGCTGCTGTTGAAAAGAAAGAACCAGTTGATTGTCCTCAA GATGAAAGTGTATCTCCTggtgacaaaaaaaattggaatcgTAATGATAGTCAAAAAAGCTCATTAAATGGTTGTGAAAGTCCTAAACTTGGCCGAAAACAATTGTCTGCTACTTCCACTGAAGACTTGATAACATCTAAGTCATTTGGAGACAAttgtatatcaaatatatcatTAGAGTTACAGACATTAAAACAAGATATACTACGTGAAATACGCAAAGAATTGAATCGAATGAAATTGGAAATCATTgaaa gcGTTAAAGTAGAGATAAGCAAAAGATAA